Proteins found in one Mycoplasmopsis bovigenitalium genomic segment:
- a CDS encoding thermonuclease family protein, whose translation MSNFKKLGLLITGLSLTTSFVSASCTNTKLYNKNVKVKGEGKWDIKLDKNSEFVKSKVFKAKIVGHSDGDTFTVEALEEVLSNSINVGDHIKLRLAGIDTPEKAVGSQKAVNPELHWAKKASAFAEKTLPIGKVVHVFFGTKDGFSRLTADVFFKKDGTQAANYWDADTSYCVEITKAGLTLPHASNAQKATERDSIEYYTYYPIALALKYAYDNKKGFFGSGFLGFFSGKHPKDFEKIYMLKPNTSWKLFWPYDEESFINPDYIWYYNAEEQRTYIPE comes from the coding sequence ATGAGTAACTTTAAAAAGTTAGGCTTATTAATTACAGGTTTAAGCCTAACAACATCTTTTGTGAGTGCATCATGCACAAACACAAAGTTATACAATAAAAATGTTAAAGTTAAAGGCGAAGGAAAATGAGACATAAAATTAGATAAAAATTCAGAATTCGTAAAATCAAAAGTTTTTAAAGCTAAAATCGTAGGTCATTCAGACGGTGATACATTCACAGTTGAAGCACTTGAAGAAGTATTATCAAATAGTATAAATGTTGGTGATCATATAAAACTAAGACTTGCAGGTATTGATACACCTGAAAAAGCAGTTGGCAGCCAAAAAGCAGTAAATCCTGAATTACATTGAGCCAAAAAAGCTTCTGCATTTGCAGAAAAAACATTGCCAATTGGCAAGGTTGTTCATGTATTTTTTGGCACAAAAGACGGATTTAGTAGACTTACTGCCGATGTATTTTTCAAAAAAGATGGCACACAAGCTGCAAACTATTGAGATGCAGATACATCTTACTGTGTTGAAATAACAAAAGCAGGATTAACATTGCCACACGCAAGTAATGCTCAAAAAGCAACCGAACGTGACAGCATTGAATATTACACATACTATCCAATTGCTTTGGCACTAAAATATGCGTATGATAACAAAAAAGGATTTTTTGGTTCAGGATTTTTAGGATTTTTCTCTGGAAAACATCCTAAGGATTTCGAAAAAATTTATATGCTAAAACCAAATACTTCATGAAAACTATTTTGACCTTACGATGAAGAATCATTTATAAACCCAGATTATATTTGATATTACAACGCTGAAGAACAAAGAACTTACATACCAGAGTAG
- a CDS encoding ATP-binding cassette domain-containing protein — protein sequence MRIIKELFKKINTKLTKYTEEDYAEYQRILNSVIAQQEDKDLPAIELKNVYIDFGETLAVDDVSFKIPEGSLVTLLGPSGSGKTTALNAISGLLTISSGKVRFYGKNVTTLTPQKRKIGFVFQNYALYPHMSVYANIAFPLKNDPEWQNGIITKRIIAQTKINNMYLAKLGASESERDEYLKNVINTRATLNELERLYSRAISKRRSELSSAQSNYKLALNKYNAQTTILAKNVLERFDQLKEEYKKIVSNIKYEKGIEKANGIVKEVKELTILPEINESGLLKFVRPSVQAETKEQKWELMHAELSKLLAKYDALIAKVSQLEKLDYSQKDAILLAKLERKLLRNQTICKHGIKLIEIEQKNVDKLAQLKQELRTAEQNIKTISKDAVKRAARNLKIVPIIMQKEHARLEAELDAKYKFKQAMDEDKKQRNFNFTKEERDEITEISKDIISIAKAMHRDVLEVAKRVNILPILQKKPTRLSGGQQQRVSIARAIVKKPKILLMDEPLSNLDAKLRINTRQWIRETQQSLGITTVFVTHDQEEAMSISDIIVCMSVAKVQQMGTPMELYNKPANQFVARFLGMPEMGLMPGKYENGTLEIMGVKIQGITLEDRDSAEVNVGVRAEDFEIITASNKKAQFKGTVVNTEQFGKESKLIVKLKDDTKLNFLISNKYDFKVGDVIKFNVPTNRLHIFDAVSENRIEYTC from the coding sequence ATGAGAATTATTAAAGAACTATTTAAAAAAATAAATACTAAGTTAACTAAATACACTGAAGAAGATTACGCTGAATATCAAAGAATTTTGAATTCAGTAATCGCTCAACAAGAAGATAAAGATCTTCCTGCTATCGAACTTAAAAATGTTTATATCGACTTTGGTGAAACTCTAGCTGTAGATGATGTTAGTTTCAAGATCCCTGAAGGTTCATTAGTTACTCTACTAGGACCTAGTGGTTCAGGTAAAACAACAGCATTGAATGCTATCTCAGGTTTACTAACAATAAGTAGTGGTAAAGTTCGTTTTTATGGTAAAAATGTTACAACATTAACCCCACAAAAACGTAAAATCGGTTTTGTGTTCCAAAACTATGCACTTTATCCACACATGAGTGTTTATGCTAACATTGCATTCCCATTAAAAAATGACCCAGAATGACAAAATGGTATTATTACAAAAAGAATAATAGCTCAAACTAAAATTAATAACATGTACCTAGCAAAACTTGGTGCTAGCGAAAGCGAAAGAGATGAATATCTAAAAAATGTTATTAACACAAGAGCAACATTAAATGAGTTAGAAAGATTATACTCAAGAGCAATTTCAAAAAGAAGAAGCGAACTATCAAGCGCTCAAAGTAATTACAAATTAGCTCTAAACAAATACAATGCCCAAACAACAATTCTTGCCAAAAACGTTCTAGAGCGTTTTGACCAATTAAAAGAAGAATACAAAAAAATTGTTTCAAACATTAAATACGAAAAAGGAATTGAAAAAGCTAACGGTATTGTTAAAGAAGTAAAAGAGCTTACAATTCTACCTGAAATTAACGAATCAGGTCTATTAAAATTTGTTCGCCCAAGTGTGCAAGCAGAAACCAAAGAGCAAAAATGAGAATTAATGCATGCAGAATTAAGCAAATTACTTGCTAAATATGATGCATTAATTGCCAAAGTATCTCAACTTGAAAAACTTGATTACTCTCAAAAAGATGCAATTCTTCTTGCAAAACTTGAAAGAAAACTACTTAGAAACCAAACAATTTGCAAACACGGTATCAAATTAATTGAAATCGAGCAAAAAAATGTTGATAAGTTAGCTCAATTAAAACAAGAATTGCGTACAGCAGAACAAAACATTAAAACAATAAGTAAAGATGCGGTTAAACGTGCTGCTCGTAACTTAAAAATTGTTCCAATTATTATGCAAAAAGAACACGCTCGTCTAGAAGCAGAACTTGATGCAAAATATAAATTTAAACAAGCAATGGATGAAGATAAAAAACAACGTAACTTCAACTTTACTAAAGAAGAACGTGATGAAATCACTGAAATTAGCAAAGACATCATTTCAATTGCAAAAGCAATGCACAGAGATGTTCTTGAAGTTGCTAAACGTGTAAATATCTTGCCAATTCTTCAGAAAAAACCAACAAGACTTTCAGGTGGTCAACAACAACGTGTTTCAATTGCGCGGGCAATTGTTAAAAAACCAAAAATCTTGTTAATGGACGAACCATTATCAAACTTAGATGCCAAATTACGGATCAACACACGTCAATGAATTCGTGAAACTCAACAAAGTCTTGGTATAACAACAGTATTTGTTACTCACGACCAAGAAGAAGCTATGTCAATTTCAGATATTATTGTCTGCATGTCAGTTGCTAAAGTTCAACAAATGGGTACACCAATGGAACTATACAACAAACCAGCAAACCAATTCGTTGCTCGCTTCTTAGGTATGCCTGAAATGGGTCTAATGCCTGGTAAATATGAAAATGGCACTCTAGAAATTATGGGTGTAAAAATCCAAGGTATAACTCTTGAAGACAGAGACAGTGCAGAAGTTAATGTTGGTGTGCGTGCTGAAGACTTTGAAATTATTACAGCTTCAAACAAAAAAGCACAATTCAAAGGAACAGTTGTAAATACCGAACAATTCGGTAAAGAATCTAAATTAATTGTTAAGTTAAAAGATGATACAAAACTTAACTTCCTAATTTCAAATAAATACGACTTTAAAGTTGGAGATGTAATCAAATTTAACGTACCTACTAATAGACTACATATTTTCGATGCTGTTTCAGAAAATAGAATTGAATACACATGTTAA